The following proteins come from a genomic window of Maribacter sp. HTCC2170:
- a CDS encoding patatin family protein: MRALVISGGGSKGAFAGGVAQYLMQEVGHKYDIFIGTSTGSLLISHLALGKIDKIKNIYSSVNQDSIFSNCPFTVKKKYGIDIISMNHWNIMKNLFNGKKTFGESENLRELIYDSITREEFVKLKNGPIDVVVTVSNLSLNQVEYKSINDCTYEEFCDWIWISSNYTPFMSLVRKNGCEYADGGLGSLVPIEEAIQRGATEVDVVVLRTEVSHYNRMPSKNPFELITNMMAFILDRIENQNIRIGKLAATQNDAIINLYYTPTVLTTNSLIFNKEKMTLWWKKGYLYAKNKDKESMPIEPQLQE, encoded by the coding sequence ATGAGGGCATTGGTCATTTCGGGAGGTGGAAGTAAAGGAGCTTTTGCAGGAGGGGTTGCCCAATATCTTATGCAAGAAGTAGGGCACAAGTACGATATTTTCATTGGCACATCAACAGGTAGCTTATTGATTTCCCATCTTGCCTTAGGGAAAATCGATAAAATCAAAAATATATATTCCTCAGTAAATCAAGATAGTATTTTTAGCAATTGCCCATTTACGGTCAAGAAAAAGTACGGTATCGATATTATTTCCATGAACCACTGGAATATAATGAAGAACTTGTTTAATGGTAAAAAAACTTTTGGGGAAAGTGAGAATCTTCGCGAGTTGATTTATGATAGTATTACCAGAGAAGAGTTCGTTAAACTAAAGAACGGACCAATAGATGTTGTAGTTACCGTTTCTAACTTATCATTGAATCAAGTTGAATACAAGTCCATTAACGACTGTACATATGAAGAATTCTGTGATTGGATTTGGATATCATCAAACTATACTCCTTTTATGAGTCTTGTGCGTAAAAATGGATGCGAATATGCCGACGGGGGATTAGGGAGCCTGGTCCCAATTGAAGAGGCGATACAAAGAGGTGCTACTGAAGTGGATGTGGTTGTACTAAGAACTGAGGTAAGCCATTATAACAGAATGCCGTCCAAAAATCCTTTTGAATTGATTACCAACATGATGGCATTTATTTTGGACCGAATTGAAAATCAAAACATTAGGATAGGAAAGCTAGCAGCAACGCAGAATGATGCAATAATAAACCTCTATTATACCCCAACGGTACTAACTACCAATTCTTTGATTTTCAATAAAGAAAAAATGACCCTGTGGTGGAAAAAAGGCTATTTGTATGCGAAGAATAAGGATAAGGAAAGTATGCCAATAGAACCACAATTACAGGAATAG